In a single window of the Populus alba chromosome 16, ASM523922v2, whole genome shotgun sequence genome:
- the LOC118033299 gene encoding uncharacterized protein translates to MESTTPQAVAAINEKESMMDPFLVEALQNPRHRLTILRMELDIQRFLQNPDQQLFEFQHFPTSYLRLAAHRVAQHYGLITMVQDNGIDGLANKILVQKTAECRYPAVRLSEIPAKQSGSDTPEMIKLAIKPRPNKGSINDPNGLGIKRSPVRSVEERKEDYDRARARIFSSPSSPTADDTVPQLPTDSKNLSSSKDENEECRISVVDPEKNVFVRDGMSSRVAIFRDREKDRTDPDYDRSYERYVRSLPANQSFSLTPFNMQKIPLPYMQYDPGFPQLGQMPRTQASLGYHPAANPAMSPFCAMGSNQTSRDAAYVQWPSTAMMYAHSYDQFRHATFQAPFCQQPLSFDYSQNH, encoded by the exons ATGGAGTCAACAACACCACAAGCAGTGGCAGCTATTAATGAGAAGGAGTCAATGATGGATCCTTTCTTAGTTGAGGCTCTACAGAACCCACGTCACCGTCTCACCA TTTTGCGGATGGAACTTGATATTCAGAGGTTTTTGCAAAACCCTGACCAACAACTATTTGAATTCCAGCATTTCCCTACCTCCTATCTTAGGCTTGCAGCACATCGTGTTGCTCAACACTATGGGCTGATAACCATGGTACAGGATAATGGCATTGATGGTCTGGCAAATAAGATTCTGGTGCAAAAAACAGCTGAATGCAGATATCCTGCAGTTCGCCTATCTGAAATTCCTGCTAAACAGTCGGGAAGTGATACACCTGAGATGATTAAGCTTGCAATTAAACCTCGGCCTAACAAAGGGTCCATAAATGATCCTAACGGGCTCGGGATCAAACGGAGTCCCGTGAGAAGTGTGGAAGAGAGGAAGGAGGATTATGATAGGGCACGAGCTCGCATCTTCAGTAGCCCTAGCAGCCCCACTGCAGATGATACTGTGCCCCAGCTCCCTACAGATAGCAAAAATTTAAGTTCAAGCAAGGATGAGAATGAAGAGTGCAGGATCTCTGTAGTTGATCCAGAAAAAAATGTCTTTGTAAGGGATGGTATGTCATCTCGGGTTGCCATTTTCAGAGATAGGGAGAAGGATCGCACTGACCCAGATTATGATCGGAGTTATGAAAG GTATGTTAGGAGCCTTCCAGCTAATCAGAGCTTTAGCCTGACACCATTCAATATGCAGAAGATTCCACTTCCTTATATGCAGTATGATCCCGGTTTTCCTCAGCTGGGTCAGATGCCAAGGACACAAGCCTCCCTTGGCTACCACCCCGCTGCAAACCCAGCTATGAGCCCCTTCTGTGCAATGGGATCAAATCAGACTTCAAGGGATGCTGCATATGTTCAATGGCCAAGCACTGCAATGATGTATGCACATTCATACGATCAATTTAGACATGCTACTTTCCAG gctcCATTCTGTCAGCAACCTCTTAGCTTTGATTACTCTCAAAACCATTAA
- the LOC118033329 gene encoding exocyst complex component SEC15A produces the protein MDAKPKRRTYVENGDGGEDLVLATLIGNGEDLGPIVRHAFEMGRPESLFHQLKSVVRKKEVEIEELCKSHYEEFILAVDELRGVLVDAEELKSELASENFRLQEVGSGLLIKLEELLESYSIKKNVAEAIKMSKVCIQVLELCVKCNNHMLESQFYPALKTVDLIERTYLHNIPMKALKMAIEKTIPVIKLHIEKKVTSQFNEWLVQIRSSAKDIGQTAIGHTSSARQRDEEMLERQRKAEEQNIRGLGDFVYTLDVAETDEDSIVKFDLTPVFRVYHIHACLGIQEQFRQYYYKNRLLQLNSDLQISTTQPFVEYYQTYLAQIAGYFIVEDRVVRTARDLLSANQVETMWETTVAKMTSVLDEQFSHMDSATHLLLVKDYVTLLGATLRQYGYEVGQILEVLDSSRDKYHELLLGECREQIVNALGNDTYEQMVMKKDTDYENNVLSFHLQTSDIMPAFPYIAPFSSMVPDTCRIIRSFIKGSVDYLSYGVHTNIYDVVRKYLDKLLIDVLNEVILSTIHGGAIGVSQAMQIAANISVLERACDFFLRHAAQLCGIPIRSVERPQASMTAKVVLKTSRDEAYIALLDLVNKKLDGLMALTENINWTSEETPQNGNDYINEVVNYLDTILSTAQQILPLDALHKVGSGALEHISNSIVGAFLSDSVKRFNANAVLSLNNDLKLLEDFADDRFHSTGLSEIHKEGSFRGCLIEARQLINLLSSSQPENFMNPVIRQKNYDALDYKKVGSICEKFKDSPDGIFGSLSTRNTKQSARKKSMDVLKKRLKDFN, from the coding sequence ATGGATGCGAAACCTAAGAGGAGAACTTATGTAGAGAATGGGGATGGAGGAGAGGACTTAGTGCTTGCGACTTTGATTGGAAATGGGGAGGATTTGGGTCCGATTGTCAGGCATGCATTTGAAATGGGGCGGCCTGAATCGCTGTTTCATCAGCTCAAGTCTGTTGTGAGGAAGAAGGAAGTTGAAATTGAGGAGCTGTGCAAAAGCCATTACGAGGAATTCATTCTTGCGGTTGATGAACTTCGTGGTGTATTGGTTGATGCTGAAGAGTTGAAAAGTGAGCTTGCAAGTGAGAATTTTAGATTGCAAGAAGTTGGGAGTGGTCTTTTGATCAAACTCGAGGAACTCCTTGAATCTTATTCGATTAAGAAGAATGTGGCTGAAGCTATTAAAATGTCAAAGGTATGCATTCAAGTTCTGGAACTCTGTGTCAAGTGTAACAACCACATGTTGGAAAGCCAGTTTTACCCAGCATTGAAAACAGTGGATCTGATTGAGAGGACTTACTTGCACAACATCCCTATGAAGGCACTTAAAATGGCCATAGAGAAGACAATTCCAGTAATAAAATTGCATATCGAGAAGAAAGTTACTAGTCAGTTTAATGAATGGCTAGTTCAAATAAGGAGTTCTGCTAAAGATATTGGACAAACAGCAATAGGTCATACTTCATCAGCCCGTCAAAGAGATGAGGAAATGCTGGAACGTCAGAGAAAAGCTGAGGAACAGAACATTCGAGGGTTAGGAGATTTTGTATATACTCTGGACGTTGCGGAAACTGATGAAGATTCTATTGTGAAGTTTGATCTTACTCCTGTTTTTCGGGTTTATCATATTCATGCTTGCCTTGGAATCCAAGAGCAGTTCCGTCAATACTACTATAAGAATAGGTTATTGCAACTCAATTCAGATTTGCAAATCTCTACTACTCAACCATTTGTTGAATATTATCAAACATATTTGGCTCAAATCGCTGGTTACTTCATAGTGGAGGATCGGGTTGTAAGAACTGCTAGGGATCTTTTGTCAGCAAATCAGGTTGAGACAATGTGGGAAACGACTGTAGCTAAAATGACATCTGTTCTGGATGAACAGTTTTCCCATATGGATTCTGCAACTCATCTTCTGCTGGTGAAGGATTATGTCACTCTTCTCGGAGCAACTCTTAGACAATATGGGTATGAAGTTGGCCAAATTCTTGAGGTTCTTGATAGTAGTCGAGATAAGTATCATGAGCTTCTTTTGGGAGAATGTCGGGAGCAAATTGTTAATGCTCTTGGAAATGACACCTATGAGCAGATGGTAATGAAAAAGGATACTGATTATGAGAATAATGTCCTCTCATTTCATCTTCAGACCTCCGATATAATGCCTGCTTTCCCATATATTGCACCATTCTCCTCCATGGTACCTGATACTTGCCGCATCATTAGATCTTTCATCAAAGGTTCTGTTGATTACTTGTCATATGGGGTGCATActaatatttatgatgttgTGAGAAAATATTTGGACAAGCTCTTGATTGATGTGTTAAATGAAGTTATACTTAGCACAATCCACGGTGGTGCAATTGGTGTGTCTCAAGCCATGCAGATTGCCGCCAACATATCTGTTCTTGAGAGAgcttgtgatttttttcttcgACATGCAGCCCAACTATGTGGAATCCCTATCCGATCAGTTGAGAGGCCTCAAGCTAGTATGACTGCCAAGGTGGTCCTAAAAACTTCAAGGGATGAAGCTTATATTGCTCTGCTGGATCTGGTGAACAAGAAATTAGATGGATTGATGGCACTTACTGAAAATATCAATTGGACCTCAGAGGAAACGCCACAAAATGGGAATGACTATATTAATGAGGTGGTTAATTACCTGGACACCATTTTGTCAACAGCACAACAAATTCTGCCCTTGGATGCCCTACACAAAGTTGGGAGTGGTGCCCTTGAGCACATTTCCAATTCCATTGTTGGGGCATTTCTTAGTGATAGTGTAAAGAGGTTCAATGCTAATGCAGTCCTATCTCTCAACAATGATTTGAAGTTGTTAGAGGATTTTGCTGACGACAGATTTCATAGCACTGGGCTGAGTGAAATACACAAGGAAGGTAGCTTTAGAGGCTGCTTGATAGAAGCACGACAGTTGATTAACCTTTTGTCAAGCAGCCAGCCAGAGAACTTCATGAATCCTGTGATAAGGCAGAAAAACTATGATGCTTTGGATTATAAGAAGGTGGGCAGCATCTGTGAGAAATTCAAGGATTCCCCTGATGGAATCTTTGGTAGCCTTTCAACCAGAAATACAAAGCAAAGTGCACGGAAGAAATCAATGGACGTGCTGAAGAAAAGATTGAAGGACTTCAATTGA
- the LOC118033300 gene encoding bZIP transcription factor 17 codes for MEEEFNSQLPIPPLDPLFFNQNSDQKDNLNVPDLSSDFEGMSDFDITFDDLTDLYFPSENEQFLIPDNNAVSPDTGRSDNPGFETGSLEGSLGVFDSNPVNLESPESGGSGICGDQGGLEVDKYLNPSPSEAGSCDSGGSDSRSSDLGPASSHGSGNSGSGVLNAGSPESGTNGNPCNYVVDQKVVKTETESARNLKNNKIALTKRKKEMGDGENGDVMRNLKSRKAEGEDVSVDVSGGVVSSEEEEKRRARLVRNRESAHLSRQRKKHYVEELEDKVRAMHSTIADLNGKVSYFMAENATLRQQLNGNSACPPPMYAPMAPYPWVPCAPYVVKPQGSQVPLVPIPRLKPQQAVPMAKTKKVESKKGEGKTKKVASVSLIGLVFFILLFGGLAPMVDVKFGGVRESGISGFGFGSERFLDQHKGRVLIVDGHSNGSQENVGVGLSNDKIHCLRGRTGCPEHDSANKGAAEHVPGSDEFGQFGNASEQLVASLYVPRNDKLVKIDGNLIIHSILASERAMASHESPEVNISKQTALAIPDVGNNRGRHSHVYRTHAERQKALASGSADTSKDNVKSSAAKGKLQQWFREGLAGPLLSSGMCTEVFQFDVSPTPGAIVPASSVANVTAKHQKNNSTRLNKGRNRRILRGLPIPLAGSDLNITGEHAGRNTHKESFQGNKSVSPMVVSVLVDPREAGDSDVDGVITPKSLSRIFVVVLVDSIKYVTYSCVLPSIGPHLVTT; via the exons ATGGAGGAGGAATTCAATTCCCAACTCCCAATTCCTCCTCTCGATCCTCtctttttcaatcaaaattctGACCAAAAAGACAACTTAAACGTTCCAGATCTGTCCTCTGATTTCGAGGGTATGTCCGATTTTGACATCACCTTTGATGATCTCACTGACCTTTACTTCCCTTCCGAGAACGAGCAGTTCCTTATCCCTGACAACAATGCGGTCAGCCCGGACACGGGTCGATCAGATAACCCGGGTTTTGAAACCGGCTCTCTTGAAGGTTCTTTAGGGGTTTTTGATTCTAATCCCGTGAATTTGGAGTCGCCGGAGTCTGGTGGATCTGGGATATGTGGTGATCAGGGCGGGTTGGAGGTTGATAAGTATCTTAATCCTTCGCCGTCGGAGGCTGGGAGTTGTGATTCGGGTGGGTCTGATAGTCGAAGCTCTGATTTGGGTCCTGCTTCGTCTCACGGGTCTGGGAATTCTGGGTCGGGTGTGTTGAATGCGGGCTCGCCGGAATCAGGTACGAATGGCAATCCCTGTAATTATGTTGTTGATCAGAAAGTTGTGAAAACTGAAACTGAAAGTGCcagaaacttgaaaaataataagattgcGTTGActaagaggaaaaaagaaatgggtGATGGAGAAAATGGAGACGTTATGCGGAACTTGAAGTCCCGGAAAGCTGAGGGTGAAGATGTGAGTGTTGATGTTAGTGGGGGTGTGGTTTCGAGTGAAGAAGAGGAGAAGAGGAGGGCGAGGTTGGTGAGGAATCGGGAGAGTGCGCATTTGTCTAGGCAAAGGAAGAAGCATTATGTTGAGGAATTAGAAGATAAGGTGAGAGCAATGCATTCGACTATAGCTGATTTGAATGGTAAAGTTTCCTATTTTATGGCTGAAAATGCTACTTTGCGACAACAATTGAATGGGAACAGTGCGTGCCCGCCACCAATGTACGCACCCATGGCGCCTTATCCATGGGTGCCGTGTGCGCCTTATGTTGTCAAGCCTCAAGGGTCTCAAGTGCCATTGGTTCCGATTCCTAGATTGAAACCGCAACAAGCTGTTCCTATGGCAAAGACTAAGAAGGTTGAGAGTAAGAAAGGCGAGGGTAAAACTAAGAAAGTTGCTAGTGTTAGTTTGATtggtttggtattttttattttgttgtttggtGGGCTGGCTCCTATGGTGGATGTTAAGTTTGGAGGAGTTAGAGAGAGTGGAATTAGTGGGTTTGGTTTTGGTAGTGAGAGGTTTTTGGATCAGCATAAGGGAAGGGTTTTGATTGTTGATGGGCACTCAAATGGGTCGCAAGAAAATGTCGGTGTTGGGTTGTCTAATGATAAAATACATTGTTTGAGAGGTCGTACAGGGTGTCCAGAGCATGATTCTGCAAATAAAGGGGCTGCTGAGCATGTACCTGGATCAGATGAATTTGGTCAGTTTGGTAATGCTAGTGAACAGCTCGTTGCATCTTTATATGTGCCAAGAAACGATAAGCTTGTGAAGATAGATGGAAACTTGATAATTCATTCTATTCTGGCAAGCGAGAGAGCTATGGCCTCTCATGAAAGTCCTGAAGTGAATATCTCTAAGCAGACAGCACTGGCTATTCCTGATGTTGGTAACAATAGAGGGAGGCATTCTCATGTGTACCGAACTCATGCTGAGCGACAGAAGGCCCTTGCTTCTGGATCTGCTGACACTTCGAAGGACAATGTGAAGTCCTCTGCAGCTAAAGGCAAACTGCAGCAGTGGTTCCGTGAAGGCCTTGCAG GGCCATTGTTGAGTTCGGGTATGTGCACTGAAGTGTTCCAGTTTGATGTCTCACCAACACCAGGAGCCATAGTTCCTGCTTCCTCAGTTGCCAATGTGACAGCAAAGCACCAGAAGAACAATTCAACTCGCCTCAACAAGGGGAGGAATAGAAGGATCCTCCGTGGCCTTCCAATTCCTCTCGCGGGATCGGATCTCAATATCACTGGAGAACACGCGGGAAGGAACACTCATAAGGAGAGCTTTCAGGGTAATAAATCGGTTTCTCCAATGGTTGTCTCTGTCCTTGTTGATCCTAGAGAGGCTGGCGACAGTGATGTTGATGGCGTAATCACCCCAAAGTCACTTTCTCGGATTTTTGTAGTCGTGCTCGTAGACAGCATCAAATATGTAACTTATTCGTGCGTGCTTCCTAGCATTGGTCCTCACCTAGTTACAACTTGA